In Bombina bombina isolate aBomBom1 chromosome 6, aBomBom1.pri, whole genome shotgun sequence, a single genomic region encodes these proteins:
- the LOC128664282 gene encoding uncharacterized protein LOC128664282 isoform X1 translates to MCPVQAAGDSLVVPYVSCTACWRFPGCSVCVLYGLLEIPWLFRMCHVWTAGDSLVVPYVSCTDCWRFPGGSVCILYGLLEIPWLFRMCPVLTAGDSLVVPYVSCTDCWRFPGFSVCVLYGLLEIPWWFCVCPVRTAGDSLVVLYVSCTDCWRFPGGSVCVLYGLLEIPWFFRMCPVWTAGDSLVFPYVSCTDCWRFPGGSVCALYGLLQFPWWFCMCPVRAAGVSLVVLYVSCTGCWRFPGCSICALYRLLEFPWWFCMCPVRAAEDPLVVPYVHCTGCWSFPGGSVCVLYGLLAFPWFFVLYLYYFFLQMEIVFRFVYF, encoded by the coding sequence ATGTGTCCTGTACAGGCTGCTGGAGATTCCCTTGTTGTTCCGTATGTGTCCTGTACGGCCTGCTGGAGATTCCCTGGTTGTTCCGTATGTGTCCTGTACGGGCTGCTGGAGATTCCCTGGTTGTTCCGTATGTGTCATGTATGGACTGCTGGAGATTCCCTGGTGGTTCCGTATGTGTCCTGTACAGACTGCTGGAGATTCCCTGGTGGTTCCGTATGTATCCTGTACGGGCTGCTGGAGATTCCCTGGTTGTTCCGTATGTGTCCTGTACTGACTGCTGGAGATTCCCTGGTTGTTCCGTATGTGTCCTGTACGGACTGCTGGAGATTCCCTGGTTTTTCCGTATGTGTCCTGTACGGACTGCTGGAGATTCCCTGGTGGTTCTGTGTGTGTCCTGTACGGACTGCTGGAGATTCCCTGGTGGTTCTGTATGTGTCCTGTACTGACTGCTGGAGATTCCCTGGTGGTTCTGTATGTGTCCTGTACGGACTGCTGGAGATTCCCTGGTTTTTCCGTATGTGTCCTGTATGGACTGCTGGAGATTCCCTGGTTTTTCCGTATGTGTCCTGTACGGACTGCTGGAGATTCCCTGGTGGTTCTGTGTGTGCACTGTACGGGCTGCTGCAGTTTCCCTGGTGGTTCTGTATGTGTCCTGTACGGGCTGCTGGAGTTTCCCTGGTGGTTCTGTATGTGTCCTGTACGGGCTGCTGGAGATTCCCTGGTTGTTCCATATGTGCACTGTACAGGCTGCTGGAGTTTCCCTGGTGGTTCTGTATGTGTCCTGTACGGGCTGCTGAAGATCCCCTGGTTGTTCCATATGTGCACTGTACAGGCTGCTGGAGTTTCCCTGGTGGTTCTGTATGTGTCCTGTACGGGCTGCTGGCGTTTCCCtggttttttgttttatatttatattatttttttctccaaaTGGAGATAGTTTttaggtttgtttatttttaa